In Chthoniobacterales bacterium, a genomic segment contains:
- a CDS encoding RHS repeat-associated core domain-containing protein, whose translation MTDDSQSSNNKTVDGSGVACGYGMTNVETLDIKPGQAMTLKVPAATYSTLHINLKVEGCYKVKVDDVEQTDINDTFENDPGCKNRPEKTWSVVVVPKSDNGGSGTGGDGDGGLKSVHWQFSMGGLSSGESAGSLMLSEGAITANSYTPAALRYVSPSAEVDVIRNAGVLQQIKSPECLADIVTLSATKYEIRFYLTGSKVNGAYVPSGSPYVTWTVENPSGAPAGAVSISETRGGITTVNAFTHDAATEAWSYNRGGGRLETLSTMNLVNGDKKVTRTVTDPATGIVALKTIETKHMFAWGMEIVQRIEDPDGSPITTDYTFYENIADGGGYRHVKSFARSDGYWEFYEYSSNQFSYGNLDKTYRPGKDAPATPQINLSNYVQHNYYASSYPGGYYGGVSVFSTVPAGETVTAFGQGLGDTASRYAYYEDVNGQPGESVYDHPALRNESEVVTYTGYAVAPFTNQIAEEVFADGRADHYGYELGTYSGGAFTAGSGAYLRKTITHGTDASPEGITEKTTREILILSPGGLVLEEQAQVYLSGSYVPVTKTVHGYNAEGRLTSSTKDGRVLYEAAWTGNRKDWEKDEQGIPTTYTAYDALGRVQTESRQGISTTYTYDAEDRVRSVTRTGGGLTLTSSTGYDAAGRVTSETTEEGLTTTTTYTNGGRTVTRTLPSGGTEITDHYADGTVKSITGTGVIAKYYDYGADANGQWTQEFVGSAASPRWTKTYTNVLGDLVREERPGYTGTTLASIITVDLRGLRTGRTVPGEAAELFEYDELGQLSRQGRDVNGNGTLDVAGTDEVTDFSATYATDSGYWCAVRSVSRYEGADGAPTPFSSQKSLFGGGGATMLDRTVQVDRYGKATTTTSVVNRATQTVTATTVASDSSTPAVATTVAGRLISASTTTVAQPTSYEYDGLGRLDKMTDPRGVITDPVYTGAFLTSQTVAGQSTSYQYVPAGQPGAGQLFTTTYADGKTEVRGYDLRGFLTGISGTGVYKMTLTIDSYGDRTELYTYRTAGASDKTTWTYNPATGLLTTKTDAAVKHVQYDYTADNHLFHRTNARNIVTIYAFDERGNVKTMDYADATPDVSITYDRINRPAKVTDAAGKHLLGYTLGEESEAITLGPLAGVANSRKFDASGRVSAVTGTTGSWGQSVSYQYDPSSRLQTVKMGVFGTATYGYVPNSDLLLTTTFTGGMTSTRLWDGSNRLQKITHTAAAGTRSLDTTQFDSRNRRKEIAWDDGSKWTIGYDDLGQVTSGGRKWSDASAVEGQQYGYAYDGAGNRSGATGTTVNGRTATYTANALNQITSRTVPGAVDVMGSANPGATVTVNGAATSRKGGYFYKLLTASNTSGPVSVAETIAATLASGTTTRARTALVAKTPESFGYDNDGNLVSDGLWSYSWDAENRLVAMESVPTVPAAQKRKLTFRYDWQGRRVEKFVYQWVNSAWLLHDHTRFLWNGWLLQAEVGDAGQPIRSYAWGLDASGSLEAAGGVGGLLLERNYYANKTFEVASDLNGNVIRLVDTSNGQSVADYEYGPFGEVIRASGEYAALNPFGFSSKFTDWETGLLYYGYRYYNPETGRWLSLDPIGEKGGLNLYGFVGNDLVNHLDPFGLCSFIAVTGSEIQLGLKHAILVYFKGDFEADLNKHYTLSEIQSGGGEINASVDLMRSPSYGDRAENDWKIWRRTDHMSAQREWSTWSEDRVAIAYMRYLETSGDDVAAVFMSQDDEEMDAKWRELVQIAKAYKYASQDPNSPQNWPNSKYSDPFTGEGGLLGLAPGNNSNTFVKYATKRMGWGVKWESVLPGRFLGNSSPKNVINYWPGQVPVPANQPLPPKPR comes from the coding sequence TTGACCGATGATAGCCAATCGTCAAATAACAAGACGGTCGATGGGAGCGGAGTGGCGTGTGGTTATGGAATGACGAATGTCGAAACCCTCGACATCAAGCCCGGACAAGCGATGACGCTGAAGGTTCCTGCGGCGACATATAGCACGCTGCACATTAACCTGAAGGTGGAGGGATGCTACAAAGTCAAAGTCGACGATGTCGAACAAACCGACATTAACGATACATTTGAGAACGATCCCGGCTGCAAAAATCGACCCGAGAAAACATGGTCGGTCGTCGTTGTTCCCAAAAGCGATAATGGAGGCTCGGGAACTGGAGGGGATGGCGATGGTGGGTTGAAGAGCGTGCATTGGCAGTTCTCCATGGGCGGGCTATCGTCCGGCGAATCGGCGGGCAGCTTGATGCTTTCGGAGGGAGCGATCACGGCGAACTCCTATACCCCGGCCGCCTTGCGTTATGTTTCGCCTTCAGCCGAAGTTGATGTCATTCGTAATGCGGGCGTTCTGCAGCAAATCAAGTCGCCGGAATGCCTGGCCGATATCGTCACGCTAAGCGCAACCAAATACGAAATTCGCTTTTATCTTACCGGCAGCAAGGTGAACGGTGCCTATGTGCCCTCCGGTTCGCCCTATGTAACATGGACGGTGGAAAATCCCAGTGGAGCGCCCGCCGGAGCTGTGAGCATTTCGGAAACTCGTGGCGGTATCACCACGGTAAACGCTTTCACCCATGATGCCGCAACCGAGGCATGGAGCTATAATCGCGGGGGGGGCCGTTTGGAGACACTGAGCACGATGAATCTCGTTAACGGCGACAAAAAGGTCACGCGGACTGTGACCGATCCGGCCACCGGCATCGTGGCGCTCAAGACCATCGAAACGAAGCATATGTTCGCGTGGGGAATGGAGATCGTCCAACGCATTGAAGACCCCGATGGCTCGCCGATCACGACGGATTACACATTTTACGAGAATATCGCCGACGGCGGCGGCTATCGCCATGTAAAGTCTTTCGCTCGATCGGATGGATATTGGGAGTTCTACGAATACAGCAGCAACCAATTTAGTTACGGGAATCTCGATAAGACTTACCGTCCGGGAAAGGACGCTCCGGCAACGCCGCAGATTAATCTGTCGAATTACGTTCAGCACAACTATTATGCGTCATCCTATCCAGGGGGTTATTACGGCGGAGTTTCCGTTTTTTCCACGGTTCCCGCGGGCGAAACGGTTACTGCGTTCGGTCAGGGGCTTGGCGACACCGCCAGCCGCTATGCCTACTATGAAGATGTAAACGGCCAGCCGGGGGAATCGGTGTATGATCATCCCGCCTTGCGCAACGAATCGGAGGTCGTCACCTACACCGGATATGCCGTCGCTCCATTCACGAACCAGATCGCCGAAGAGGTCTTCGCTGATGGGCGGGCGGACCATTATGGATATGAACTTGGCACTTACAGCGGAGGCGCATTCACCGCCGGGTCGGGCGCCTATTTGCGCAAGACCATTACGCATGGCACGGACGCCTCGCCCGAGGGCATTACCGAAAAGACCACTCGGGAAATCTTGATCCTCAGTCCTGGTGGCCTCGTGCTCGAGGAGCAGGCGCAGGTTTATTTGAGTGGGTCTTATGTCCCCGTCACGAAGACAGTCCACGGTTACAACGCCGAAGGAAGGCTGACCAGCAGCACGAAGGATGGGCGCGTTCTTTACGAGGCTGCTTGGACGGGAAATCGGAAGGATTGGGAAAAGGACGAGCAGGGCATCCCGACTACCTACACGGCCTACGATGCCCTCGGCCGGGTGCAGACCGAAAGCCGCCAGGGTATTTCGACGACCTACACCTACGACGCGGAGGATCGCGTGCGCAGCGTCACTCGCACCGGTGGCGGACTGACGTTGACGAGTTCCACGGGTTACGACGCCGCGGGCCGGGTGACCTCCGAAACGACGGAGGAAGGTCTCACGACGACTACCACTTACACGAATGGCGGTCGCACGGTCACCCGCACGCTACCGAGCGGGGGGACCGAGATCACCGACCACTATGCGGACGGCACGGTGAAAAGCATTACCGGCACGGGCGTGATCGCGAAGTATTACGACTACGGGGCGGATGCCAACGGGCAGTGGACGCAGGAGTTCGTGGGCAGCGCCGCCTCGCCGCGGTGGACAAAGACCTACACGAACGTCCTCGGCGATCTCGTGCGCGAGGAACGCCCCGGCTACACGGGCACGACGCTCGCGAGCATCATCACGGTGGACCTGCGCGGCCTGCGCACGGGACGCACCGTGCCGGGGGAAGCGGCGGAACTCTTCGAATACGACGAGTTGGGCCAGCTTTCGCGGCAAGGTCGCGACGTGAATGGCAATGGCACGCTTGATGTCGCCGGCACCGACGAGGTGACGGATTTCAGCGCCACCTACGCGACCGATTCCGGCTATTGGTGTGCCGTGCGCAGCGTTTCCCGCTACGAGGGAGCCGACGGCGCCCCCACGCCTTTTTCCTCGCAAAAGTCCCTCTTCGGCGGTGGCGGGGCGACCATGCTCGACCGCACGGTGCAGGTCGATCGCTATGGGAAGGCCACCACCACGACCTCCGTGGTGAACCGCGCCACGCAGACCGTGACGGCCACCACCGTGGCGTCGGATTCCTCCACGCCGGCCGTGGCAACGACGGTCGCGGGCCGCTTGATATCCGCCAGCACGACGACCGTGGCGCAACCCACCTCCTACGAATACGACGGCCTGGGCCGCCTCGATAAAATGACCGACCCGCGCGGAGTGATCACGGACCCGGTTTACACCGGGGCATTCCTCACCTCGCAGACGGTGGCGGGCCAATCCACCAGCTACCAGTATGTGCCGGCGGGCCAGCCAGGGGCCGGGCAGCTCTTCACGACGACGTATGCGGACGGGAAGACGGAGGTGCGCGGCTACGATCTGCGGGGCTTTCTCACGGGGATCTCCGGAACGGGCGTTTACAAGATGACGCTGACGATCGACAGTTACGGCGATCGGACGGAGCTTTACACCTATCGCACGGCGGGCGCGAGCGACAAAACCACGTGGACCTACAATCCGGCCACGGGTTTATTGACGACAAAGACCGACGCCGCGGTAAAGCATGTGCAATACGACTACACGGCGGACAATCACCTCTTTCATCGCACGAACGCGCGGAATATTGTGACGATATACGCTTTCGACGAGCGAGGTAACGTGAAGACGATGGACTACGCGGATGCGACCCCGGACGTGAGCATCACCTACGACCGGATCAACCGACCCGCGAAGGTGACGGACGCGGCCGGCAAACATCTGCTCGGTTACACGTTGGGCGAGGAAAGCGAGGCGATCACGCTCGGGCCGCTGGCGGGAGTGGCGAACAGCCGGAAATTCGATGCTTCTGGACGGGTGAGCGCCGTTACGGGCACGACCGGGAGTTGGGGTCAGTCTGTGAGTTATCAATACGATCCCAGCAGTCGGCTGCAGACGGTCAAGATGGGGGTTTTCGGGACGGCGACCTACGGATATGTGCCGAACTCCGATCTCCTGTTGACGACGACCTTCACCGGCGGGATGACGAGCACGCGCCTGTGGGACGGCTCGAACCGGCTTCAAAAAATCACGCACACGGCGGCGGCAGGCACGCGCAGTCTGGATACGACGCAGTTCGACAGCCGGAACCGGCGCAAGGAGATTGCGTGGGACGATGGGTCGAAATGGACGATCGGCTACGACGACCTCGGGCAGGTGACGAGCGGAGGCCGGAAATGGAGCGACGCGAGCGCGGTGGAGGGGCAGCAATACGGGTATGCCTACGACGGAGCGGGGAACCGCAGCGGAGCAACGGGCACGACGGTGAACGGGCGCACGGCGACCTACACTGCCAATGCGTTGAACCAGATCACGAGCCGCACGGTGCCCGGAGCGGTGGACGTGATGGGAAGCGCGAACCCGGGCGCGACAGTGACGGTGAACGGCGCGGCGACGAGCCGCAAGGGCGGGTATTTTTACAAACTGCTCACGGCGAGCAACACCTCGGGCCCGGTGAGTGTGGCGGAGACGATCGCGGCGACGCTGGCGAGTGGGACGACGACGCGCGCGCGCACGGCGCTGGTGGCAAAGACGCCGGAGAGCTTCGGGTATGACAACGACGGCAACCTCGTGTCGGATGGGTTGTGGAGCTACTCGTGGGACGCCGAGAACCGGCTCGTGGCGATGGAAAGCGTGCCGACGGTGCCCGCCGCGCAGAAGCGCAAGTTGACGTTCCGCTACGACTGGCAGGGCCGGCGGGTGGAAAAGTTCGTTTACCAGTGGGTGAATAGCGCCTGGCTGCTGCACGACCACACGCGATTCCTGTGGAACGGCTGGCTGCTGCAAGCCGAGGTGGGCGATGCGGGCCAGCCGATCCGCAGCTACGCGTGGGGTCTGGATGCCAGCGGCAGCTTGGAGGCAGCCGGCGGCGTGGGCGGCCTGCTCTTGGAGCGCAACTACTACGCAAACAAGACGTTCGAGGTAGCCAGTGATTTGAATGGCAATGTCATCCGCCTTGTGGATACCAGCAACGGGCAGAGTGTGGCGGATTATGAATACGGGCCATTCGGCGAAGTTATCCGGGCTAGCGGGGAGTATGCCGCGCTCAATCCGTTTGGATTTAGCAGCAAATTCACGGATTGGGAAACTGGGCTGCTGTATTACGGGTATCGGTATTATAATCCTGAAACGGGAAGGTGGTTAAGCCTCGATCCTATTGGGGAAAAAGGTGGATTAAATTTATACGGATTCGTAGGGAACGATTTGGTCAATCATCTCGATCCGTTCGGGCTGTGCTCGTTCATTGCCGTCACGGGATCGGAAATTCAGCTTGGGCTAAAACACGCTATCCTTGTTTATTTCAAAGGTGATTTTGAAGCGGACTTGAATAAGCACTATACTTTGAGCGAGATTCAAAGTGGAGGAGGAGAGATCAATGCTTCAGTTGATTTGATGAGGAGCCCATCATACGGTGACCGAGCCGAAAATGATTGGAAAATTTGGAGGCGGACTGATCATATGAGTGCGCAGCGCGAATGGTCAACGTGGAGCGAGGATCGAGTTGCTATCGCATATATGCGGTATCTTGAAACTAGTGGCGATGACGTCGCGGCGGTGTTCATGTCTCAAGACGACGAGGAAATGGATGCGAAATGGCGCGAGCTTGTGCAAATTGCAAAAGCTTATAAGTATGCTTCTCAAGATCCGAATTCTCCGCAAAACTGGCCGAATTCAAAATATTCAGATCCTTTCACCGGAGAAGGTGGTTTACTGGGTCTCGCTCCGGGAAACAATAGTAATACGTTCGTTAAATATGCAACAAAAAGAATGGGATGGGGAGTAAAATGGGAATCTGTTTTGCCGGGCCGATTTCTAGGCAATTCTTCCCCTAAAAACGTTATAAATTACTGGCCCGGTCAAGTCCCGGTTCCTGCAAATCAACCATTGCCCCCAAAGCCAAGATGA
- a CDS encoding LamG-like jellyroll fold domain-containing protein has product MNLGQLKYVAYQAKAYLDANLAGGSGAAVTAMVAGFQTQAQVNNYTPVTIGQLKAVAKPFYDRLIAAGYNTKDSLKNFGYAANWADNYPWNSAAPVPVAQNYALANIGQLKMVFSFNVAGLASGDTDGDGLPDIWEIAQFGDTSPGNTDDTDGDGLSNATELSDGLSAGNPDSDFDGVGDRQELTMDGTDPMDASDVTPRRIAYFPMDDANFTSAEGQLPRAASGVTSVPGWKGNAVRVDAIGDVLNYDWKRPDGSLNYSFKTGSVRLWIKPDWSSAQMSGTWSRLLEIGGSWGTGKAYAMLLFNATEPSIIYSEHDGNGHYTEYPTTTPFTWSSQTWHQVVVTWSGTTRKTYLDGVLAGEDSPNWSYSPKAADIVAKGLILGNESPGGQPIYGALDEVEIFNYELTAGEVSQNYNASAVGDSDGDGMPDEWEDFYFGPGGALPGANGDGDTLTNIQEYLAGTDPTKSDTDGDGILDGAETTTSPARADSDQDLMPDSWEQINGPSPTIDNRAEDPDFDGMGRTLEHLSGRSSFTVDSKADATDRALDIFSAY; this is encoded by the coding sequence GTGAATCTGGGTCAGCTGAAATACGTGGCGTATCAAGCCAAAGCCTATCTCGATGCCAATCTGGCGGGAGGATCGGGAGCGGCGGTCACGGCGATGGTGGCGGGCTTCCAAACCCAGGCGCAAGTCAACAACTATACCCCGGTGACCATCGGCCAGCTCAAAGCCGTGGCAAAGCCTTTTTACGACCGCCTGATCGCGGCTGGCTACAATACGAAGGACAGCCTCAAAAACTTCGGCTACGCGGCAAACTGGGCCGACAATTATCCGTGGAACTCGGCGGCCCCCGTGCCAGTCGCCCAAAACTACGCCCTCGCAAACATCGGCCAGCTCAAGATGGTCTTCAGCTTCAACGTCGCTGGTTTGGCCTCGGGCGATACCGATGGAGATGGCCTGCCCGATATCTGGGAGATTGCCCAATTCGGGGACACGAGCCCCGGCAACACGGATGACACGGACGGAGATGGCCTGTCCAATGCGACCGAGCTATCGGATGGGCTATCGGCCGGCAACCCCGACAGCGATTTCGACGGCGTGGGCGACAGGCAGGAACTCACCATGGACGGGACTGACCCCATGGACGCCAGCGATGTCACTCCCCGACGAATCGCCTATTTCCCGATGGACGACGCGAATTTCACCAGTGCCGAGGGGCAGTTGCCTCGTGCGGCAAGCGGTGTGACATCGGTTCCCGGCTGGAAGGGCAATGCCGTGCGCGTCGATGCGATCGGCGATGTCCTGAATTACGACTGGAAGCGCCCCGACGGGTCGCTCAATTACAGCTTCAAAACCGGCAGCGTGCGCCTTTGGATCAAGCCGGACTGGAGTAGCGCGCAGATGAGCGGCACATGGAGCCGGCTCCTCGAGATCGGCGGGTCATGGGGAACAGGGAAGGCTTATGCCATGCTCCTCTTCAATGCCACCGAGCCCTCGATCATCTATTCCGAGCACGATGGCAACGGACACTACACCGAGTATCCCACCACCACGCCGTTTACGTGGTCTTCCCAGACCTGGCATCAAGTCGTCGTGACGTGGTCCGGCACCACGCGCAAGACCTACCTCGATGGAGTCCTTGCCGGTGAAGATTCCCCGAATTGGTCCTATTCGCCCAAGGCCGCCGATATTGTCGCGAAGGGGCTCATTCTCGGCAACGAATCCCCCGGGGGGCAGCCCATCTACGGCGCCCTCGATGAAGTGGAAATTTTCAACTACGAGCTAACGGCCGGGGAGGTCAGTCAGAATTACAATGCCTCCGCTGTCGGAGATTCAGATGGGGACGGCATGCCGGACGAGTGGGAGGACTTCTACTTCGGGCCTGGCGGCGCGTTGCCGGGAGCCAATGGCGATGGCGATACACTGACGAACATTCAGGAATACCTGGCGGGCACGGACCCGACGAAGAGCGATACCGATGGCGATGGGATTCTCGATGGCGCGGAGACCACGACGAGCCCTGCTCGGGCCGATAGCGACCAGGACCTTATGCCTGACAGCTGGGAGCAGATAAATGGGCCCAGCCCCACCATCGACAATCGCGCGGAAGACCCCGACTTCGATGGCATGGGCCGCACGCTGGAGCATCTCTCCGGCCGCAGTTCCTTCACCGTCGATTCCAAGGCCGACGCCACGGATCGCGCCCTCGACATCTTTTCCGCCTACTAA
- a CDS encoding response regulator transcription factor: MEPSRENSSVRHSEEGPLARILLIGGSPWLRHSLATLATAEKWLEVCGNTGSSAVARRICEEKLPGLIVLDMELPEGSGLGLLRDLARIRPDAGILALGEREDTAWLTRVFRAGARGYLSKQDETREISSALWRVAQGHRVVSRRISELVIGIVTSGQGMGAKRGVEALSPREIEVFSLLGKDQGPTAISRRLGVTVKTVETHCQHIKRKLGLLNGKALKQRALQWVLSAGGPAVSSAQFLFAVIMQCLTGNGESLGAI; encoded by the coding sequence ATGGAACCCTCCCGGGAAAATTCTTCAGTCCGTCATTCCGAGGAAGGGCCCCTTGCCCGGATACTGCTTATCGGGGGTTCACCCTGGTTGCGCCACTCTCTGGCAACCCTCGCCACTGCCGAGAAGTGGCTGGAGGTCTGCGGGAATACGGGCTCGTCCGCCGTCGCGCGGCGGATTTGTGAGGAGAAACTGCCGGGACTCATCGTGCTCGACATGGAATTGCCGGAAGGTTCCGGCCTGGGACTTCTGCGCGATCTGGCAAGAATCCGGCCCGACGCGGGCATTCTCGCCCTCGGCGAGCGGGAGGATACGGCGTGGCTTACCCGCGTGTTCCGCGCGGGTGCTCGCGGCTATCTCTCGAAACAGGACGAGACCCGGGAAATTTCTTCGGCCCTGTGGCGGGTCGCCCAAGGCCACCGGGTCGTCAGCCGACGCATTTCGGAACTCGTGATCGGCATCGTGACCTCCGGACAGGGGATGGGCGCGAAGCGCGGCGTCGAAGCACTTTCCCCTCGGGAAATCGAGGTCTTCTCCCTCCTCGGCAAAGATCAGGGACCTACCGCGATTTCCCGCCGCCTCGGAGTGACGGTGAAGACGGTCGAGACCCATTGCCAGCATATCAAGCGCAAGCTCGGCCTGCTAAATGGCAAGGCGTTGAAACAGCGCGCCTTGCAATGGGTGCTCTCCGCCGGCGGGCCGGCAGTCTCGAGCGCGCAATTCCTCTTCGCGGTCATCATGCAATGCCTCACCGGCAACGGAGAGAGTCTTGGGGCCATCTGA